The Desulfoscipio gibsoniae DSM 7213 genome contains a region encoding:
- the glmM gene encoding phosphoglucosamine mutase, producing the protein MTRLFGTDGVRGVANKDLTPELAYKLGRAGAYALANGQGPGRLVVGRDTRVSGDMLEAALSAGICSTGVDVLTVGVIPTPAIALLTRELDAAGGVVISASHNPVEDNGIKFFGPSGYKLTDEKEQRIEQLLSDGDAGLPSPVGAGVGRIHRVTDADDRYVAFLKGTIPGDFSGLKIVVDCANGAAYWVAPRVLAELGAEVIAVFNTPDGVNINDGCGSTHPEKLREAVLQHGADLGLAHDGDADRLIAVDHLGNLVDGDQIMVICARHLKAQSQLPKNTVVVTVMSNLGLHLAMREAGIEVLQTKVGDRYVLEELLHSGAVFGGEQSGHILFLEHSPTGDGLLTALQLLAVVKATGRSLAELARQMERLPQLLENVRVADKHQVMTSPVLEQSIAAMEKSLAGQGRILVRPSGTESLVRVMAEGRDMEQLQAIVGELVDVVNGL; encoded by the coding sequence ATGACACGGTTATTCGGCACCGATGGCGTGCGTGGCGTTGCCAACAAGGATCTCACCCCGGAGCTGGCTTATAAGCTGGGCCGGGCCGGGGCATATGCTCTGGCGAATGGCCAGGGGCCGGGCCGGCTGGTGGTGGGGCGGGATACCCGGGTGTCCGGGGACATGCTGGAAGCCGCACTGTCCGCCGGTATCTGCTCCACCGGGGTGGATGTATTAACAGTGGGTGTTATCCCCACACCCGCTATAGCATTGCTGACCAGGGAGCTGGACGCCGCCGGGGGAGTGGTGATATCAGCCTCGCACAACCCTGTGGAGGACAACGGCATTAAATTCTTCGGACCCAGCGGCTATAAACTAACCGATGAGAAGGAGCAGCGGATTGAGCAACTGCTTTCGGACGGCGATGCCGGGTTACCCTCGCCGGTGGGGGCGGGCGTAGGCCGGATACACCGGGTGACCGATGCCGATGACCGTTACGTTGCTTTCCTCAAGGGAACCATTCCCGGCGATTTCAGCGGGCTTAAAATTGTGGTGGACTGTGCCAACGGCGCGGCCTACTGGGTGGCCCCCCGGGTGCTGGCAGAGCTGGGTGCCGAGGTGATAGCTGTTTTTAACACCCCGGACGGGGTAAATATAAACGACGGGTGCGGCTCCACCCACCCGGAAAAACTTCGTGAGGCGGTTTTGCAGCACGGTGCCGACCTGGGCCTGGCCCATGACGGGGATGCCGACCGGTTGATTGCCGTGGATCACCTGGGCAACCTGGTGGATGGCGACCAGATTATGGTTATTTGCGCCCGGCACTTGAAGGCCCAAAGCCAGCTGCCCAAAAACACCGTGGTGGTTACGGTGATGAGCAATCTGGGCCTGCACCTGGCTATGCGGGAAGCGGGCATTGAGGTGCTGCAGACCAAGGTGGGAGACCGTTACGTGCTGGAAGAACTGCTGCACAGCGGAGCGGTTTTCGGCGGCGAACAGTCCGGGCATATACTGTTTCTGGAACACAGCCCCACTGGTGACGGGCTGCTCACCGCACTGCAACTGCTGGCGGTGGTAAAAGCCACCGGGCGCAGCCTGGCTGAGCTGGCAAGGCAGATGGAGCGCCTGCCGCAGCTGTTGGAGAATGTCCGGGTAGCGGATAAACACCAGGTAATGACCAGCCCGGTGCTGGAGCAGAGCATTGCAGCCATGGAAAAGAGCCTGGCCGGCCAGGGGCGGATACTGGTACGCCCCTCGGGCACCGAGTCGCTGGTGCGGGTAATGGCTGAGGGCCGCGACATGGAACAGCTGCAGGCCATTGTGGGTGAACTGGTGGATGTGGTTAATGGACTTTAA